One Pieris brassicae chromosome 11, ilPieBrab1.1, whole genome shotgun sequence DNA window includes the following coding sequences:
- the LOC123716212 gene encoding serine/threonine-protein kinase greatwall isoform X2, with the protein MTANEIEEPNGSCHTILEKINENNAEPTNKLPEITDFTIIKPISRGAFGKVFLAQKKYNPEQLYAIKVMKKSEMINKNMVTQVVTERNALALSRSPFCVHLFYSLQSASSVYLVMEYMVGGDLKSLLNVYGFLEESMAIFYVAEVTLALDYLHKHNIVHRDLKPDNMLIAKSGHVKLTDFGLSKIEIHRDLEISDFVNRTPSLNLRTPGQLLSLTSHLSFGSGGDSSKDSLSTETCENLLHALKESTKKKSIFYDDVSTVDSPSIDHSQLSGIHPFMSAESINLEHITSKDSGSESLSSYHTCESSKNSSNKSNKSTDISSANGSSLESALTDSQHDQSTSPLCRGHTLKRIPRKRILDCDGDTPTGVTSLLESKENHSGLTQEIMALELDVTQNTPKRISIHPTPERRKNPIKGVLKKRWVSQNDSHHFNVGVIFSTPVSNSKNKEKKEKATRFNLPTEEPTSETKDQSLAFGKHISTSLEIFPTRRLSKGEGSKSPTDLCKTPIAAQTPYRTPKSVRRGNQVSDQRILGTPDYLAPELLLRQGHGPQVDWWALGVCLYEFMTGIPPFNDETPQAVFNNILSKNIEWPEDDEALSSEAVSAIEALLTMDPKERPAAAEVKRMSLFKDLDWDNQLNVEPPFVPTPDDIHDTGYFQARNILQQLQVSNFDI; encoded by the exons ATGACTGCCAATGAAATCGAAGAGCCGAATGGATCCTGCCATACGattttggaaaaaattaaCGAAAACAATGCAGAGCCTACTAATAAG CTTCCAGAGATAACCGATTTCACTATAATAAAACCGATAAGCCGTGGGGCTTTTGGAAAAGTATTTCTTGcacagaaaaaatataatccagAACAGTTGTATGCTATAAAAGTTATGAAAAAGTCAGAAatgatcaataaaaatatggtaACCCAGGTGGTTACGGAAAGAAATGCTCTTGCCTTATCTAGAAGTCCATTTTGTGTTCACttgttttattcattacaGTCTGCTTCATCAGTTTATTTG GTCATGGAATATATGGTTGGTGGAGATCTGAAgtctttattaaatgtttatggTTTCCTAGAAGAGTCAATGGCAATATTTTATGTCGCAGAGGTAACTTTAGCCTTGGATTATTTGCATAAGCATAATATTGTTCACAGAGACCTTAAACCAGATAATATGTTAATTGCTAAAAGTGGACATGTTAAGTTAACTGATTTTGGATTATCGAAGATTGAAATACATCgag ATTTAGAAATATCTGACTTTGTAAATCGAACACCAAGTCTGAATTTACGTACTCCTGGTCAACTATTGTCTCTGACATCACATCTTTCGTTTGGTTCTGGAGGGGACAGTTCCAAAGATTCCTTATCTACAGAAACTTGTGAGAACCTTCTTCATGCACTTAAAGAATCTA CCAAAAAGAAGAGTATATTTTATGATGATGTAAGCACAGTAGACAGCCCATCTATAGACCACTCTCAACTTTCTGGAATTCATCCATTTATGAGTGCCGAGAGTATCAACTTGGAACACATtact tcaAAAGACTCCGGCTCGGAATCACTAAGTTCATACCATACATGTGAAAGTTCTAAAAACAGttcaaataaaagtaataagtcAACAGACATCAGCAGTGCTAATGGTTCTTCTTTGGAGTCAGCGCTCACTGATTCACAACATGACCAGTCAACTTCACCTCTATGCAGGGGTCACACTTTGAAAAGGATTCCTAG AAAGCGGATTTTGGATTGTGATGGTGACACACCAACTGGAGTGACCAGCCTTTTGGAGTCAAAAGAAAACCACAGTGGGCTGACTCAGGAGATCATGGCGCTGGAACTGGACGTCACACAGAACACGCCGAAAAGGATATCGATACACCCCACACCGGAACGCAGGAAGAATCCTATTAAGGGCGTTTTAAAGAAGAG ATGGGTTTCGCAAAATGATAGTCACCATTTCAACGTGGGAGTGATATTCTCGACTCCAGTCTCAAACAGTAAGAACAAGGAGAAAAAAGAAAAGGCTACGAGATTTAATTTACCAACCGAAGAACCAACTTCGGAAACTAAGGACCAGTCCTTGGCATTTGGAAAACATATTTCCACCAGCTTAGAAATATTTCCAACTAGGAGGTTAAGTAAG GGCGAAGGCAGCAAATCACCCACAGACCTGTGTAAAACGCCCATAGCCGCCCAAACGCCTTACAGGACACCAAAAAGCGTGAGACGCGGGAATCAAGTTTCCGATCAGAGAATATTGGGCACGCCGGACTATCTCGCACCCGAATTATTACTCAG gCAAGGACATGGGCCACAAGTGGATTGGTGGGCATTAGGAGTATGCTTGTACGAGTTCATGACGGGGATTCCGCCCTTCAATGATGAGACACCACAAGCCGTcttcaacaatattttatccaaaa ACATAGAATGGCCTGAAGATGATGAGGCATTATCTAGTGAAGCAGTGAGTGCAATCGAGGCCCTGCTCACAATGGATCCGAAGGAACGTCCTGCCGCTGCAGAGGTCAAGAGGATGTCGTTATTCAAAGACTTGGACTGGGATAACCAGCTTAATGTGGAACCGCCTTTCGTACCTACGCCAGATGATATCCACGACACTGGATACTTTCAAG CTCGCAACATTCTTCAACAACTGCAAGTTTCCAACTTTGACATatga
- the LOC123716212 gene encoding serine/threonine-protein kinase greatwall isoform X1: protein MTANEIEEPNGSCHTILEKINENNAEPTNKLPEITDFTIIKPISRGAFGKVFLAQKKYNPEQLYAIKVMKKSEMINKNMVTQVVTERNALALSRSPFCVHLFYSLQSASSVYLVMEYMVGGDLKSLLNVYGFLEESMAIFYVAEVTLALDYLHKHNIVHRDLKPDNMLIAKSGHVKLTDFGLSKIEIHRDLEISDFVNRTPSLNLRTPGQLLSLTSHLSFGSGGDSSKDSLSTETCENLLHALKESTKKKSIFYDDVSTVDSPSIDHSQLSGIHPFMSAESINLEHITSKDSGSESLSSYHTCESSKNSSNKSNKSTDISSANGSSLESALTDSQHDQSTSPLCRGHTLKRIPSFRAKKRKRILDCDGDTPTGVTSLLESKENHSGLTQEIMALELDVTQNTPKRISIHPTPERRKNPIKGVLKKRWVSQNDSHHFNVGVIFSTPVSNSKNKEKKEKATRFNLPTEEPTSETKDQSLAFGKHISTSLEIFPTRRLSKGEGSKSPTDLCKTPIAAQTPYRTPKSVRRGNQVSDQRILGTPDYLAPELLLRQGHGPQVDWWALGVCLYEFMTGIPPFNDETPQAVFNNILSKNIEWPEDDEALSSEAVSAIEALLTMDPKERPAAAEVKRMSLFKDLDWDNQLNVEPPFVPTPDDIHDTGYFQARNILQQLQVSNFDI from the exons ATGACTGCCAATGAAATCGAAGAGCCGAATGGATCCTGCCATACGattttggaaaaaattaaCGAAAACAATGCAGAGCCTACTAATAAG CTTCCAGAGATAACCGATTTCACTATAATAAAACCGATAAGCCGTGGGGCTTTTGGAAAAGTATTTCTTGcacagaaaaaatataatccagAACAGTTGTATGCTATAAAAGTTATGAAAAAGTCAGAAatgatcaataaaaatatggtaACCCAGGTGGTTACGGAAAGAAATGCTCTTGCCTTATCTAGAAGTCCATTTTGTGTTCACttgttttattcattacaGTCTGCTTCATCAGTTTATTTG GTCATGGAATATATGGTTGGTGGAGATCTGAAgtctttattaaatgtttatggTTTCCTAGAAGAGTCAATGGCAATATTTTATGTCGCAGAGGTAACTTTAGCCTTGGATTATTTGCATAAGCATAATATTGTTCACAGAGACCTTAAACCAGATAATATGTTAATTGCTAAAAGTGGACATGTTAAGTTAACTGATTTTGGATTATCGAAGATTGAAATACATCgag ATTTAGAAATATCTGACTTTGTAAATCGAACACCAAGTCTGAATTTACGTACTCCTGGTCAACTATTGTCTCTGACATCACATCTTTCGTTTGGTTCTGGAGGGGACAGTTCCAAAGATTCCTTATCTACAGAAACTTGTGAGAACCTTCTTCATGCACTTAAAGAATCTA CCAAAAAGAAGAGTATATTTTATGATGATGTAAGCACAGTAGACAGCCCATCTATAGACCACTCTCAACTTTCTGGAATTCATCCATTTATGAGTGCCGAGAGTATCAACTTGGAACACATtact tcaAAAGACTCCGGCTCGGAATCACTAAGTTCATACCATACATGTGAAAGTTCTAAAAACAGttcaaataaaagtaataagtcAACAGACATCAGCAGTGCTAATGGTTCTTCTTTGGAGTCAGCGCTCACTGATTCACAACATGACCAGTCAACTTCACCTCTATGCAGGGGTCACACTTTGAAAAGGATTCCTAG TTTCCGGGCTAAAAAAAGAAAGCGGATTTTGGATTGTGATGGTGACACACCAACTGGAGTGACCAGCCTTTTGGAGTCAAAAGAAAACCACAGTGGGCTGACTCAGGAGATCATGGCGCTGGAACTGGACGTCACACAGAACACGCCGAAAAGGATATCGATACACCCCACACCGGAACGCAGGAAGAATCCTATTAAGGGCGTTTTAAAGAAGAG ATGGGTTTCGCAAAATGATAGTCACCATTTCAACGTGGGAGTGATATTCTCGACTCCAGTCTCAAACAGTAAGAACAAGGAGAAAAAAGAAAAGGCTACGAGATTTAATTTACCAACCGAAGAACCAACTTCGGAAACTAAGGACCAGTCCTTGGCATTTGGAAAACATATTTCCACCAGCTTAGAAATATTTCCAACTAGGAGGTTAAGTAAG GGCGAAGGCAGCAAATCACCCACAGACCTGTGTAAAACGCCCATAGCCGCCCAAACGCCTTACAGGACACCAAAAAGCGTGAGACGCGGGAATCAAGTTTCCGATCAGAGAATATTGGGCACGCCGGACTATCTCGCACCCGAATTATTACTCAG gCAAGGACATGGGCCACAAGTGGATTGGTGGGCATTAGGAGTATGCTTGTACGAGTTCATGACGGGGATTCCGCCCTTCAATGATGAGACACCACAAGCCGTcttcaacaatattttatccaaaa ACATAGAATGGCCTGAAGATGATGAGGCATTATCTAGTGAAGCAGTGAGTGCAATCGAGGCCCTGCTCACAATGGATCCGAAGGAACGTCCTGCCGCTGCAGAGGTCAAGAGGATGTCGTTATTCAAAGACTTGGACTGGGATAACCAGCTTAATGTGGAACCGCCTTTCGTACCTACGCCAGATGATATCCACGACACTGGATACTTTCAAG CTCGCAACATTCTTCAACAACTGCAAGTTTCCAACTTTGACATatga
- the LOC123716212 gene encoding serine/threonine-protein kinase greatwall isoform X3, producing the protein MTANEIEEPNGSCHTILEKINENNAEPTNKLPEITDFTIIKPISRGAFGKVFLAQKKYNPEQLYAIKVMKKSEMINKNMVTQVVTERNALALSRSPFCVHLFYSLQSASSVYLVMEYMVGGDLKSLLNVYGFLEESMAIFYVAEVTLALDYLHKHNIVHRDLKPDNMLIAKSGHVKLTDFGLSKIEIHRDLEISDFVNRTPSLNLRTPGQLLSLTSHLSFGSGGDSSKDSLSTETSKKKSIFYDDVSTVDSPSIDHSQLSGIHPFMSAESINLEHITSKDSGSESLSSYHTCESSKNSSNKSNKSTDISSANGSSLESALTDSQHDQSTSPLCRGHTLKRIPSFRAKKRKRILDCDGDTPTGVTSLLESKENHSGLTQEIMALELDVTQNTPKRISIHPTPERRKNPIKGVLKKRWVSQNDSHHFNVGVIFSTPVSNSKNKEKKEKATRFNLPTEEPTSETKDQSLAFGKHISTSLEIFPTRRLSKGEGSKSPTDLCKTPIAAQTPYRTPKSVRRGNQVSDQRILGTPDYLAPELLLRQGHGPQVDWWALGVCLYEFMTGIPPFNDETPQAVFNNILSKNIEWPEDDEALSSEAVSAIEALLTMDPKERPAAAEVKRMSLFKDLDWDNQLNVEPPFVPTPDDIHDTGYFQARNILQQLQVSNFDI; encoded by the exons ATGACTGCCAATGAAATCGAAGAGCCGAATGGATCCTGCCATACGattttggaaaaaattaaCGAAAACAATGCAGAGCCTACTAATAAG CTTCCAGAGATAACCGATTTCACTATAATAAAACCGATAAGCCGTGGGGCTTTTGGAAAAGTATTTCTTGcacagaaaaaatataatccagAACAGTTGTATGCTATAAAAGTTATGAAAAAGTCAGAAatgatcaataaaaatatggtaACCCAGGTGGTTACGGAAAGAAATGCTCTTGCCTTATCTAGAAGTCCATTTTGTGTTCACttgttttattcattacaGTCTGCTTCATCAGTTTATTTG GTCATGGAATATATGGTTGGTGGAGATCTGAAgtctttattaaatgtttatggTTTCCTAGAAGAGTCAATGGCAATATTTTATGTCGCAGAGGTAACTTTAGCCTTGGATTATTTGCATAAGCATAATATTGTTCACAGAGACCTTAAACCAGATAATATGTTAATTGCTAAAAGTGGACATGTTAAGTTAACTGATTTTGGATTATCGAAGATTGAAATACATCgag ATTTAGAAATATCTGACTTTGTAAATCGAACACCAAGTCTGAATTTACGTACTCCTGGTCAACTATTGTCTCTGACATCACATCTTTCGTTTGGTTCTGGAGGGGACAGTTCCAAAGATTCCTTATCTACAGAAACTT CCAAAAAGAAGAGTATATTTTATGATGATGTAAGCACAGTAGACAGCCCATCTATAGACCACTCTCAACTTTCTGGAATTCATCCATTTATGAGTGCCGAGAGTATCAACTTGGAACACATtact tcaAAAGACTCCGGCTCGGAATCACTAAGTTCATACCATACATGTGAAAGTTCTAAAAACAGttcaaataaaagtaataagtcAACAGACATCAGCAGTGCTAATGGTTCTTCTTTGGAGTCAGCGCTCACTGATTCACAACATGACCAGTCAACTTCACCTCTATGCAGGGGTCACACTTTGAAAAGGATTCCTAG TTTCCGGGCTAAAAAAAGAAAGCGGATTTTGGATTGTGATGGTGACACACCAACTGGAGTGACCAGCCTTTTGGAGTCAAAAGAAAACCACAGTGGGCTGACTCAGGAGATCATGGCGCTGGAACTGGACGTCACACAGAACACGCCGAAAAGGATATCGATACACCCCACACCGGAACGCAGGAAGAATCCTATTAAGGGCGTTTTAAAGAAGAG ATGGGTTTCGCAAAATGATAGTCACCATTTCAACGTGGGAGTGATATTCTCGACTCCAGTCTCAAACAGTAAGAACAAGGAGAAAAAAGAAAAGGCTACGAGATTTAATTTACCAACCGAAGAACCAACTTCGGAAACTAAGGACCAGTCCTTGGCATTTGGAAAACATATTTCCACCAGCTTAGAAATATTTCCAACTAGGAGGTTAAGTAAG GGCGAAGGCAGCAAATCACCCACAGACCTGTGTAAAACGCCCATAGCCGCCCAAACGCCTTACAGGACACCAAAAAGCGTGAGACGCGGGAATCAAGTTTCCGATCAGAGAATATTGGGCACGCCGGACTATCTCGCACCCGAATTATTACTCAG gCAAGGACATGGGCCACAAGTGGATTGGTGGGCATTAGGAGTATGCTTGTACGAGTTCATGACGGGGATTCCGCCCTTCAATGATGAGACACCACAAGCCGTcttcaacaatattttatccaaaa ACATAGAATGGCCTGAAGATGATGAGGCATTATCTAGTGAAGCAGTGAGTGCAATCGAGGCCCTGCTCACAATGGATCCGAAGGAACGTCCTGCCGCTGCAGAGGTCAAGAGGATGTCGTTATTCAAAGACTTGGACTGGGATAACCAGCTTAATGTGGAACCGCCTTTCGTACCTACGCCAGATGATATCCACGACACTGGATACTTTCAAG CTCGCAACATTCTTCAACAACTGCAAGTTTCCAACTTTGACATatga
- the LOC123716215 gene encoding uncharacterized protein LOC123716215, whose protein sequence is MGHLPSKDTRRISFDNTFAMSTALAIPKQADDEVLTIDTLETDKSNEFYYKENSRPIEVYDNEHDYWVQRIEYLKNEHQLINKIVESEYEKTVENTKNLFDPPKITIEKIQKIRPCYDWRSKMLKCYEDNPHQPLLCAATVQAFTNCVTSCQMEEQ, encoded by the exons atgggTCACTTACCCAGTAAGGATACACGGCGCATCAGTTTTGATAATACATTTGCTATGAGCACAGCACTAGCTATTCCGAAGCAAGCTGATGATGAAGTTTTAACCATTGATACCCTTGAAACG GACAAATCCAacgaattttattacaaagagAATTCGAGACCCATCGAAGTATATGATAACGAACATGACTATTGGGTGCAACGAATTGAGTATCTTAAAAATGAACatcaactaataaataaaattgtggaGTCGGAATATGAAAAAACTGTCGagaatacaaaaaatctatttgaTCCGCCGAAAATAACtattgaaaaaatacaaaaaattagaCCGTGCTATGATTGGCGCTCTAAG ATGCTAAAATGCTATGAAGATAACCCTCATCAACCTTTACTGTGTGCAGCAACTGTACAAGCGTTTACGAATTGTGTTACATCGTGCCAAATGGAGGAACAATAA